The DNA segment AGGATAGAGAGAACACAGACGCGTCGGCAACAACAaccacttctctctctctccagaaGATAAATAAATGCAGTATTTTAAATCACACGAAATTAAAGGAAACAAATATTTACACGGCAAGTCAGATATCACACGAATAATAACAAGAGTTATTATACCATTTATTTAAGcatttaattacattttttgtgtttatgttaatctatattattattataggcaattgtcaataatagcaacTTTTGAGTTTCTCTCTTAAAAATGATACtaaaaaagagaaaatcataaaaatgacatttattaaaagataaaatatctCTAATTAATCAAAAAGTAAATATCTCTAATTAATCACCATAGCGTTTTGTTTTGGTTCAAGTGATTCTAGGATTCTCAATTCTCACTCAAGCTCTTAAGGATTATCCCAAGCTTGGCAGAGGTTAAAATAGTTGTACTAGCCTaagttacaaagaaaaaaaaaatagttgtacTAGGGAGATTATTGGAAGAAGAGGCGGAACCTTCAAGTCATCTTTTGAATCCAAAGAATATAATCTAAACATTTTACCCATCTTTTAGCCAAAATATGGCTTTCACTTCCTCTATATACTATATCCTTCGGTATTTTAAATTGCTCAATTAACACTGATTGCGACAAATGATAAACTGTGTATGCTCTCAAATATTAGTTTCATGAATGGAGTTGAAAAAAAGAACAAGATAGATACGTTAAAGAAAGAGTTGGTCTAAGAAATGAAAACGGTAATCTCAACTGTACTAGTAGCGTGGTCTAGTGATGAGCTATACaagaagttttgtttggatGGGAATACATACTAGATGttacatgaaacaaaaaaaatatatggatGAGAGAGAGAAGCGATTGTGGAATAAGATTCTGATTTCTGAAGTAAATTTGAGATCTTTTTGGAACATAATTAGTGTTTAAGCTAAAAGTAAAAAACCTTGTTGCTTTGAACCTAACACATTTTCTTCATAAGAGCTTTATATTTACATTCAACAGAAAATATTTGCTTCACTGTCTTTTCTCAAGTGTTTTCTTCAATCCCTTCACTATCTTACCAAACCACATCAAGTTCATTACACTCAACGCAATCGGTACTACGAATACCAGTAGATAACCGAATGTATTCATCTGTACCACCTGCCAAAAAAGTCCATAGATCATATAAATTCGCTACCTCTAATACCAACCAGCACCAACAGCAATATCAGAGTGTAAAGCTAGACCGTTCGGTGGAAAAACCGGTTTGGTCATTAAACCGAAAACTTAGTTACCTGATCGTAGTGTATGTAGACATGGTAAAACATGTAGATGAACAGAAGTATTCTTGCTGTCTGCAAACACAACATGAATCCTTAGTCATTTTACAGattctaaacaaaataaaaaaggtatACAAAAACTCACCAACCAAGCCAAGAAAATAGCAACTCCATTAATAAGATAAGCTTTAGACCGCTTCAAACCAGCAGTATCAAGGTACCATCTAAGATTGATAGATGGTGTAGTCACTTCAGATATTAGAACCATGTATGTGTAAAGCTGAGCCTCTCCTGAGAACAGAGAATACGCTACTGCTACTCCAGATAAGCTGTGATGGAAAATCTATAGAGGAAAACAGCCATTATCATTTATCAGCCAGATCAAGATCATTAAAACCAATGGATAGAACACAAAAGCTGTCTTGTGTCTACAACTTACATATTCTAATCCCCCTAAAGAAGGGTAAAGCCAAATGATCATTCCAAGATCAGCAAGAAAGTAACCAACTGATACCTATGACAAACACACCAATGCTCATCAGGATGGTTTCAAGAAGAAACATGAGAAGTGAGTAAGATGAAAACttactcctaaaccaaagttaGATAGAGGCGAGCTACGAAACACCATAAGGCCTTGAAGACTTGTTTGGTCAGAAAACAAATCAGAGAAGAACACAAAGTAGAGTGCCATCAATGAGATAAATATCGCATGGACTGTAGAAATTCCCCTGCCAAAGTGATAAAAgacaaagaacaaaaatataaacagGCTGAAAATAAAGAGCATATCTAGTATGTGGACACTCGCCTGTTGTTCCATTCAATTCTCTTCATTTTTGTGAGAGCTGAGTATGATTTGATATGAATAGAGCTGAATGACTCCATAAGATCATAGACCTATTTATCAAAAATAGTATAAGCTACACACGTCAAATCAGAAAGAAAGGATGTGAGGTTTGAAATTGCATGTGAACTAGAACCATACTTACCATCTTGCAGAGAAATATTCCAGCAAGAACAGAAGTATAAGGAAGACATGGATCTGCTAACAGATAGCGTTTAACAAAACCCTCTGCCTGATTCTGGTAAGGCATGACGTCCATAACCGTCTCTAGCCTCGATCTTCTGTGGTGAATGGTTTTAGTTCTTCCTCTCAAACTTAACTTAGCTTcataaaagagaaagaaagttcATCTGAGTCATTCTCTTCTCTCAAAacacattaaataaaaatattaaaatacaatataacaTTTGATGGCTTATAGTCATGGTTTTGTAAAATACATCAAAAGGAGCAAGAATTCTTACATTAACCTTCTCGAATATTCGTATGCGCACGAAGACAACAATTAAAAACTCTGTTTCTTGCTTTGTGTTTTGTTTATCAGAGAAAACCTCAAGCCGAGACAACCTTAAAACTGTTAAACGAACAAGGATAGACCCATAAGCAATCAACACGTGAACcgcgaaaaaaaaaagatgcagaAAAACGCCAAGACGATGAAGAAGAGTAAGAAGAAGGACGTTACAGAGATGATATGGATAAAAGGGTATTTCTTTAGAAGCTTCAAGAAATCATCCAAGTAGGTAATAAGAGATTTTACTCAATTACTTGAGTCGCAAGAGGTGCTGTAACCGAACAACTCACAAGTAGTTATCTTAAGAATAATcgagagaaaaaaaagtaaataaaaataaataaagattttttttctatttatttattccaCTAATTAATTAACAAAGAGGTTTTGCTTGAAGAATGCCTAGTAAGACGATTTGAATTGTGTTTTGCAAGAAAACTTAAGGGAGGAAGTTAACAGGGAAGAATCtaatttttagtatataaataaagaaactatCTTCTTTTGGTTTTGTCTTAGAAAAAGGGAAGGTAGCTGGATTTTAGGATCAACCCAGTATGTCTCTATCTGCAAAATATTTGGTATTTGGGTTATGAATTGTTTCGGCTTGTACATCAAGTAAAAATAATGAGAATAAATGttatatagattttgttagtAAGATTGAACCAAACGGTATaatctaaatatattattttaaaataatacatatttttttttttaacacaaaataatacatatataattaaatactaacttaaactaagaaaattttgaaaattaatgtttatcattaatattaattagtatTCGAATAAGATTAAATATATGTGAATTTGCTGCCAaatgatttttagaaaaaaatattcatatccATGACATgattcaaatgaaaaaaaaaaatctaaaataatcaaaaacatAAAGCAGTTTTAGAAATCAAAACTAGTCCCCTTTGACCATAACATATGCAAGTAAATCAAGGTTGACGTGACCTATTTTCTAACATGTTGAACTAAAAGCATTTAGACAGTTGAAATTATTTTGGAACTGGGACTATCAATGTTTGGTAGGCTTGTTAGCTTGAAGATGTTAACCTAACATATGGGTTGAATCTATAGTATGGACCACTTGAAATTAACCTAACGCAGTTAAACATTtgtgaaattaaaaatatcagaAAGGCAGAATACAATACTCTACTCATCATTGTGAAAAACTCACCATTTTCATGGGTTTGAAGTCGTTTTATATAAGCTCGTTTAATTCATATACATGAGAATTTGTAACGCTCACTTTAATAATACGATTTTGtgtgatattattgtttatcaCTTTTGACACGTCCAAATTTGACAAGTGTTTGGTATTCAGAGGAAATATATCAGGCTTAATATTTTTAAGTCAAAAGTTTGGAATCAATAAACCGAATGTGGAACCGCTACAAACCGAAATGGAAATATGGTCTAGTTTTGGTTAACTGTATAAACCAAACCACAAAATTGGATCACGGATTGATAAGAATCCTCCTCACACATCCATAAATATCACGGTTGGTTTCAAGAACATGGATTATTTATATAActtaaaaatcagaaaataaaaaagctATATGGCTTAAGAAAATCGAATGAAAACCCAGAAACAGAATCGATTGTCAGATAATTATACCATGTAAAGAACGTTGAGAGTAAAAGATTAGAAGAATATTGTATTGACTCTCATAATCCTTAGATTTATGTTACACACGTTTATATACTACTATGATTTCCTAAACGAGGCTAGATAGTAGATACAAATATATGAGAATCTAAAtaataaatacataatatatatatttacatcatAATTATGATACACTCCAATATCTTCAACATCCTTCTGTATTATTTTCACGTTCCTTTAGCTAGGGTTTTTATTAGGGAATAGAATATTCTCATTCTTGAGATTAGGATAACTTCCATTATATTGAGATAATTCCAATTCCGTTAAGGAATATCTTGTCTTTGGAGTTGTATATATACGATGTATTGTCAAACTTGTTCAATAAGAAAGTCTATTCAGAATATCGTTTCCTAtctttacatggtatcagagcagaaaTTTTCTGTGacctagaatttttttttttttttttctgtttaaagTTCTTCGAAGTTCGGAGGCTTGTGTTGTTGTTACTGGTTCTCTGTGAGATTCAGCAAAGATGGTTGAAGGTGATGAATCATCGGCTATCAAGAGTGGAACATCGGATAACGTCAGTGACGTTGGCAACAAGATTGCGACACCTTACTCTCTCCATGCGTCCGATAATCCGGGTGCTATGATCACGTCTGTGACGTTGACAGGAGAGAATTATAATGAGTGGTCTAGTGAAATGACCAATGCTCTTCGTGCCAAACGGAAGCTTGGGTTCATCGATGGATCAATTACGAAACCATCCGCAACCGATTCTAACTTGGAGCTTTGGCTTTCGGTTAACTCGATGATTGTGGGTTGGATTCGAACGTCTATAGAACCGCGTGTGCGGTCTACGGTTACGTTTGTTCAAGATTCTCATAAACTGTGGGAAAATTTGCGCAAACGATTCTCTGTGGGAAATAAGGTGCGAGTGCATCATCTGAAGGAGCAGCTGGCTTCGTGTCGACAAGACGGTCAGCCTGTGATTGAGTTCTTTGGGCGTTTGTCCAAGCTATGGGAGGAGTTGGACATGTATTCACCGCTTCCAAGTTGTACTTGTGCAGCAGCTTCGGAGATTGAGAAAGCTAGAGAAGCTGAGAAGATGCATCAGTTCGTAATGGGCTTAGATGAGGCTCGTTTTGGAGGAATTTGTCAGTCGATCATCTCGTCAGATTCAGATTTGGATATTGGAGAGATATATGCTAAAGTTGTCTGAGAAGAACAACGTCTTAATTCAGCTAAAGAACGGGAGTCTCAGCAGAATGCTATTGGGTTCTTGGCTAAAACCGAAGCAGAGCAAACTACCCCTAGTGCTAACTCCACCGGTTCAGGAAAACGATCACAGTGTGCTCACTGCGGGAGAACTGGTCACGATAAAACAAACTGTTGGCAATTGGTCGGCTTTCCTGACTGGTGGGAAGAACGTTCGTCGGCCAACAGAGGTGGTAATGGAGGAAATAGAGGTGGTTCTCGCGGTGGTCGTGGGCGTGGCTCATCAAATTCTTCGCGTAACACAGGAGCTCGTGTCAACAATGCTCATGCCACTACCTCCAATTCCTCATCCTTCCCAGGTTTCACAGAAGAACAATGGACAGCTCTTACCCAGATGATCCACGAACGAACACGTCCATCTTCTTCTGATAAGCTTTCTGGTAAGAAGAGACATGGTGACCTTATATTGGACACGGGTGCGTCCCATCATATGACGGGCGATTTCTCTCTACTGATTAATGTGTCTGTCATACCACCGTGTCCTGTTGGGTTTGCGGACGGGAACAGAACGTTTGCAACTCACGTTGGCAGTTTGCCATTAACAGATCAAGTCACATTGGAGAAAGCACTATTTGTGCCGAACCTAAATTGTTCTTTGATTTCTGTTTCGAAATTTTTGAGACAGACAAATTGCTTTGCTCTTCTTACTGATACAGTGTGTGTCTTGCAGGACCGTTTTACGAGGACGCTGATTGGAGCCGGTAAAGAGCGAGATGGGGTATACTACTTTCAGGATGTCATGGCTGCAAGGGTTCATCGTGTGACTAGTCCAGTGGTTAGTTCTGCTGATCAGTTCATGTGGCACCAACGGCTAGGGCATCCGTCGTTTTCAGTGTTATCGTCTTTACCTATGTTTTCTACCAATAAAACAGCTTCCCCTAGTCCATGTGACACTTGTTTTAGGGCAAAGCAAACCCGAGAAGTTTTCTTTAACAGTTCAAATAAATCTAAAGAGTGTTTTGATATGATTCATTGTGACGTATGGGGACCATATCGTACTCGTTCCTCCAGTGGAGCagtttattttttaactattgTTGATGATCACTCAAGGGCTGTATGGACATATCTCCTTCTTGAAAAATCAGAGGTTAAAACCGTACTCCAAAACTTCTGTGCAATGACGTCTAGACAGTTTGGAAAACCAGTGAAGATTGTTCGTTCAGATAATGGGACAGAATTTACTTGTCTTACACGATATTTTCGAGAACAAGGTGTGTTACATCAGACGTCGTGTGTTGCAACGCCTCAGCAGAATGGGCGTGTTGAGAGGAAACACCGACACATTTTGAATGTGTCTCGGGCATTGCTGTTTCAAAGCAAGCTACCAGTTAAGTTTTGGGGTGAAGCCGTCATGACAGCATCCCACTTGATTAACAGAACGCCTACTGAAGTTCTCAAAGGACGTTCTCCTTATGAAATATTGTATGGGATCAAACCGCAGTATGATCACCTTCGTGTCTTTGGAAGCTTGTGTTATACATATCGCCGGTCTCGTGACAAAGATAAGTTTGGGCCAAGAAGCAGGCGATGTATCTTCCTTGGTTATCCGTTTGGTCAGAAAGGTTGGAAGGTTTATGACTTGGATAAGAAGGAATTTCTTATCAGTCGGGATGTTGTTTTCTACGAGAATGAGTTCCCAATGGCCTCTGTTCAAGTTTCCCCACCTGCGCCTGATCCATCTTCGACGATCGTTTCTGATGAGGATTGGTTGCTACAAGCAGAAACGAATTTAGACGAAAGGGGGAGCAGTGATATACCCCCTGCGATCGAACAAGAAACAGAGATGTCTGATCCAGCTCATCTCCCCACCGCAACAGAACACGTTGAGGAACTTCAGGTTTCTTCACCTATAGTATCTGATACTCTTAATACAAGTCCAGAGTCTTCCACTCCAGAAGATCAGCTAGGACGTGGTCAGCGGGTTCGTGTGCCTCCAGCTAAGTTTCAAGATTATATTGCTTACAACACAGTCACCATAAAGAATACCCCTCTCGCTCCTCTTTCCGCTCAATCACTGTCCTCAGATTCGGTTCCTGGTAAGACACCGTATCCCCTGGTTGAATACCTTTCTGATGTTTCCTTCTCACCTGCGCATCAAGTGTTTCTCGCAGCAATAACTGCAGGTATAATACCGAAAAGCTATTCTGAGGCTGTAAAAGAGAAAGTATGGCGAGTTGCTGTTAAAGATGAGGTAGTTGCACTTGAAGACCAGGGCACATGGGATGTGACTTCGCTTCCACCAGGCAAGGTAGCTCTTGGTTGTCATTGGGTCTTTACGATCAAATATAACTCTGATGGGACCATTCGGCGTCACAAAGCACGTCTTGTCGTTCGAGGAAATCACCAAATAGAGGGGGAAGATTTCAATGAAACTTTTGCGCC comes from the Brassica rapa cultivar Chiifu-401-42 chromosome A01, CAAS_Brap_v3.01, whole genome shotgun sequence genome and includes:
- the LOC103857569 gene encoding TLC domain-containing protein 4, with amino-acid sequence MDVMPYQNQAEGFVKRYLLADPCLPYTSVLAGIFLCKMVYDLMESFSSIHIKSYSALTKMKRIEWNNRGISTVHAIFISLMALYFVFFSDLFSDQTSLQGLMVFRSSPLSNFGLGVSVGYFLADLGMIIWLYPSLGGLEYIFHHSLSGVAVAYSLFSGEAQLYTYMVLISEVTTPSINLRWYLDTAGLKRSKAYLINGVAIFLAWLTARILLFIYMFYHVYIHYDQVVQMNTFGYLLVFVVPIALSVMNLMWFGKIVKGLKKTLEKRQ